The proteins below come from a single Mycobacterium parmense genomic window:
- a CDS encoding TetR/AcrR family transcriptional regulator yields MAPKSRDGRVTSKTILNVARAQFAAHGFERTTIRSIASEAGVDPALVMHYFGSKAELFAAVSRLEIDFPDLSGVAPDRIADVLVPLFIGVWDPHGSFLPLLRAAASNRTAADTLLGVFVEQVAPALAAVTPDRAAERAAMVGSQVLGVAMARHVVGVPALAAMDDATLIGWLRPVLARYLTGPAP; encoded by the coding sequence ATGGCCCCGAAATCCCGCGACGGCAGGGTCACCAGCAAGACGATTCTCAATGTCGCGCGCGCCCAGTTCGCCGCGCATGGCTTCGAGCGGACCACCATCCGCTCGATCGCGTCGGAAGCCGGCGTGGATCCCGCGCTCGTCATGCACTACTTCGGCAGCAAGGCAGAACTCTTCGCCGCGGTGTCCCGGCTCGAGATTGACTTCCCCGACCTCTCCGGCGTCGCCCCCGACCGCATCGCCGACGTGCTGGTGCCGCTGTTCATCGGCGTGTGGGACCCGCACGGATCCTTCCTGCCGCTGCTGCGGGCCGCCGCGAGCAACCGGACCGCGGCCGACACGCTGCTGGGAGTGTTCGTCGAGCAGGTGGCCCCCGCGCTGGCCGCTGTGACCCCCGACCGCGCCGCCGAGCGCGCCGCCATGGTGGGCTCTCAGGTGCTGGGCGTCGCGATGGCCCGCCACGTCGTCGGGGTGCCGGCGCTGGCCGCGATGGACGACGCGACGCTGATCGGGTGGTTGCGGCCGGTGCTGGCGCGCTACCTGACGGGACCCGCGCCCTGA